The following DNA comes from Malania oleifera isolate guangnan ecotype guangnan chromosome 12, ASM2987363v1, whole genome shotgun sequence.
CCTTGTTGTACTAGGAAGTCTCTTCTATATCTTGGAGACCTTTCCCTTGTACGTGGGTACCTGTATCTCTTTCTTGAGAACTGTCTTTGGTCAGGAGAAGGTTGTGTAATTTTCTCCTTGGTGATTTTTGTACCTTATGGGGGACATTCCTACcccttcttttatttcaatatttcattGTTGTTCTCTGTCTCATTCTGTTGAGGCTTGACCCTTTTTTACAGTCTGTTCATATGGGGGGTTGGGGGAATTTTCTTGTCAAAGGCCAGTCATTACCCTGTTCCTAGCTGTGGTTCAACACCACTTTTTCAGCTACTGAATCTTGATGGATGAATGATGATGTGAACTTATGGCTGCAAATAATAGATCTCTTGAACCCTTGTCTGATTAGgagttttaattatttaattttgacaatttatatttcttgttattttctttgatttgagaaatttagaccagaaaaaaaatatgaatacataataaaatctaaaacatgaaaccaattttttttttctccttggaataaattttaatattttattggaaAAAATAATTTCGATTATAATTTAAATCATGGTGCATGCACAACAATGGGCCAATAGGCAGTCTGCACAAATTGCAACTCAGCTTAGCCTGATTGGAAGAGGCATCACAGGATTAATCTAGGATTCATTTTATTTGAGTCTTCTGCTATTTGGATGCATGCTAAAAATTTTCCACTCTGTGTAGACCTTCGGAGCATTAATGGTTCTGATTCCTAGCATTAATTCCAAGTAAATATTATTCCAAATATTGCTGTCATTTGAAATGACAGTTTTGTCTTCGGTAGACTTGTCACTTAAGCTAATTACTTCTTTTTCACTATAGTATAATTTACTTGTTGCAGAAGGAATATGAAGCAGCTCGAACTGAGCTCTTGGAGGAAGTTGCTAGAGGTACTTCCATACAGGATCTTCGAGCAAGGCTAGCAAACAAAAatgagaaaagtgaaataaaaGAACCGCTTCTTTCTGAAAGCAAGAGCAGGGTGTCTGATGATCTGGTTCAAATACAAGCTTATATACGATGGGAGAAAGCAGGGAAACCCAACTATTCTCCTGAACAACAACTTGTATATCTCCAATCTCATAGGCTTTTGGTTCTTGAAGGCTGTCTTTTTCTTAATCCTTAGTACTGTTGTGGAATTAATGGGCATTAGCCACCTGTTGTTTATATGTCACTGCTAATAGTAAATTTTAACTTGAAAGTGATGTCTCATAAACAGAGGGAATTTGAGGAGGCCAGAAAAGAGTTGCAAATTGAATTGGATAAGGGCACTTCTCTTGATGAAATTCGGAAGAAGATTACCAAAGGGGAGATAAAAACCAAAGTTACAAAGCAATTGCAAAGTAAAACATACTTTACTGTTCAAAGGATTCAGCGCAAGAAGAGGGACTTCATGCAGCTTATCAGTAAGTATGCTGCTGAACCCATTGggaaaaatatttcaattaaaCCAAAAGCCTTGTCAGAAGTGGAGCATTTTGCCAAGGAAAGGGAAGAACAAGAGGGTGGTCCTATTTTGAACAAGAAAATCTTCAAGCTTTCTGATAAAGAACTTCTGGTGAGACATGGTATTGATGTTTCCCATTCCTCTGGCAAGAAATCCATGTTGCTcagattattttaattttttgtccATATTCCCATTTTCAAGGTACTTGTATCCAAGCCTGCTGGTAAGACAAAAGTTCATCTGGCAACTGATCTTAAAGAGGCAGTTACCCTTCACTGGGCATTATCAAAAAAAGCTGGAGAGTGGCTGGTGAGATTTGAGCATCTTTACATTGTGTAGGAGAGAGGTCGTTTGAATGGATAATATTGTTGATTTTTAATGTCTTTTTTTACTACGTTTCTGTTCATCAGTTGTGTGATGTATGCATACCTTGCAGGCACCACCTGCAAGCAAACTGCCTGTGGGTTCAGTTTCTCTAGATGGAGCAGTTGACACACAATTTGCTAGTACATCTTCTGTTAATCCTCCATACCGGGTGTGCtgagagaaatttgatttggtCCTATGTGACTTCCTTGTTAGGTTTATATGAGAATTAACATAAGATCactttgaataaaaaatcttctcgttcTCAACTCAAATTGCAGGTCCAATCCTTAGAAATAGAGATTGAAGAGGATGATTTTGTTGGGATGCCATTTGTCCTTGTTTCTGGTGAAAAATGGATAAAGAACAAGGGCTCAGACTTTTATATTGAATTTGCTGGAGGATCCAAGCGGGTCCCAAAGGTTGCTTCCTTTTATTTCCTACATGGGCATCTGGTTCCGGTCTATATTTTTTTGGTTATTATTGTACTTCATTTAACATGACATTCCGGATTTATTGATTGGACCTTTTTCCCTTGAAAGGATGCTGGTGATGGCAAAGGGACTGCTAAGGCTCTGTTGGACAGAATAGCTCAGATGGAAAGTGAAGCACAGAAGTCCTTTATGCATCGGTAAATACTATCTCACATATTTCACTGGGGAGCTTAGTTAACCTAATGAAACTTTCTCTTCCATTTATTTGATTTACTTGTAATTCACATTTTGCTGGTAAATTTTTGGTTTGTCTTGTGGATCTGTAAACTTAATATTGTTGTTACTTTTAGTGAAATGAGTGGTCTGAAGAAATGATGCTGGGGCTTTAATTAACGTTTCTGGATGGTGACAGTTCCCAACTACATGCTTATCTAGTGTTTGTTTTTCATTTgcatgtaattttttaaaaaccagTTGAATAAGCTTCTGCTTAATCTTGTCATTTAGATTGTTTGCTGTCCTGTCACAATTCAATGGGGCTTAAAGCAAGATCAACATAGGAGACATTGATGGTATGCGTAGAACAATAAGGCTAGTGGCATGCTATTATGTGTTAAGTTTTATGGAGTGAAAAAGAAAGCCCTCTAATCGATTGACTCTCTTCTTTGTTGTCCAATTTTCCTTTCATCTAACTTTTCACTATTATTGTTTCCATGAACTTACTCATTCTTCCATGCTAAGGGAGGGATTGGGCAACTATAATTCccttttaaccaaaccattaTGGATAGATTTCTATTTCCTAGCTACATAGTTTAAATTTACTGTGAAAAAAACTTATGCTTTAATATGTAAGGTTGCTTTGCATTTCAAGATATATTTTGCTTAATTGCTTGTTTAACATCTAGGTTTCTCTGGATCTTTTTGATTTTGGTCGCTGTTctttaagtgatgacatttcttTTTCTCAGCTTTAATATTGCAGCAGACTTGCTAGAGCAAGCCAAAGATTCTGGATTATTGGGTTTTGCTGGGATTCTGGTGTGGATGAGGTTTATGGCTACAAGGCAGCTCATATGGAATAAAAACTACAATGTGAAACCACGGTATAACTCTCATGAGACAAATAGACTAGGCATCAGGATGGTTATTGTCTCGTTTGGGCTTCAATGACTTCCACCTataaactttttcacctagatcCTCACGTGCCCACAGCATTATAACCATGAATATGTATATTCTGATTGCGATCATTATTCTTTTCCTCCCATGGGTTTGGTGCAGTGAGATAAGTAAAGCTCAGGATAGGCTTACGGACTTGCTCCAGAATATTTACATAAGTGATCCACATTATCGAGAACTTTTGAGGATGATAATGTCTACTGTTGGTCGTGGAGGTGAAGGGGATGTGGGACAACGGATTCGGGATGAAATCCTGGTTATACAAGTACTCGACCACCTTTTCTAATTTCATTTTTACTTGCCATTTTGCATGCTTCGTCTCTCCCTTTGCATGTAAAACAGTTGTTGCAGTTAACCAGaaaaatacatatattatttttggTTGCTTGTAGAGAAATAATGATTGCAAGGGTGGAATGATGGAGGAATGGCATCAGAAGCTACACAATAACACCAGTCCTGATGATATTGTAATCTGTCAGGTATTGCTGGTGTCAATTTAGGTGaacttcccttttctttttctcatttttttttttttaaattataacttCTCTCATAACCAATATTATTGTAGGCATTAATTGATTATATTAAGAGTGACTTTGACATCAGTATTTACTGGAAAACCCTGAAAGCAAATGGAATAACAAAAGAACGCCTTCTCAGTTATGATCGTGCTATACATTCTGAACCAAATTTTAGGAGAGAGCAGAAGGATGGCCTTTTGCGAGATCTTGGAAATTACATGAGAACTTTGAAGGTTAGTTCCATAAACCTTCCTGGTTGAACTTTTGAAGCATCATATTTTTCTTTGGGTAGCCTCTAATGATATGATAGCTGTATCCTGGTTATAAGTTAAACCATACTTGAAATTATGAAGTTCTAACTTTTTTTTTGCAAATGGTAAGATGATTATATTAATTAAGGGAAACCAATAAAAAACTGTTCTAGCAACCAAAACCATAACAGCCCGTCGGCTAAACAGACTGTAACAAAACAACAAACTGAGAAATTGGTGCAAACTACTAAAATAAGAAAAACTATCTTAGTctttcatatttgataaaacttCCTGCTAGACTTTACTTACAATAGCCTCCAGATCAAAAGCAGTGCAGACTCTATCTGCCAAATTTGATGTTAAAAATAACTTATTTTGGATTTTTGACCCCATAAGCCTCCAAATCAAATGCAATCTGATCGTAAAGAAAAGCATTTCTTGCTCTCCAAATTTGGTAGATAATAGCAGACAATGACAGCTTCAAGCAatcatttttctctcctttcccATTGAAGAGATCCATCTCAACtcttcattacatgattcattactTCTCCTGATGCTAAATCTGGCATAAGTTTCAGTATATACTTAATATGAAGCTTCACAGCTGAAAAAAACATATTCTTTGTCTTCTATGAAGTTTCCACAAATTCTGCACATTGAATAGTTAATTATACCCCATTTATGCAATCTATCCAGAGTATGAAGACTCTTCAAAATTGCCAGCCAGGCAATAAAAGAGTGTCTTGGAATATTCCTCTTAAACTATATCACTAAACTCCAAGAATTTGGAGGATGCTTTTTCTTTATTAGATTCCAAGATTAGTTGAatgagaagtctcttgaggatgtgTGAAGTGTGAACCCACATATATTTATCATCAGTTTCAGAAAGACGCCTGACAGGTTATTTTTTATTTGCTCAGCATTTTGTGATAATCTACTTGGCAAATCCCAACTCCCATTTTTGTAAAAATCAGCAACTTTTGCATCCCTTTGCATGCTCAACTCATATGATCATTGAATTTAGCAATGATACGAGACAAAGGCATCCATTTGTCAAAGAAGAAAGTTTTCTTCCCAGTATCAAGCTTTATTTTGAATCATCTGTATGATGACTATCtaatcttcaattttttttcccaGGTACTTGTGCTATTCAAATTTGACTTTACAGCCCAGATGCTCTGCTTCTTTAACTTGTAGGTGTAAATCAAAACAGTCCACAGGAAACCTTTCCCTGAAAAAATGTACCAGAGGAGCTTTATTGCTGCTATATGCCTCCAATCAGATAAGGATTTTATGCCAACTCCACCTTCCTCCTCCAGACAACATATATCTTTCCATTTGACCTTACTTCCCATTGAGTTCCAATCATTAGCtttccaaagaaaataattttaaaattctttctaATTCCTGCATTACAGCACTAGGGAGAAAGAAGACTGCAGCCCAATAAGCTTGAATATTTTGTAAGATTAGACTTGATCAATTATAAGAAGGAAATTTATGAGACAATGAGTATATTTTAGCtgttattttcttctctagaataTCACAGCCCATTTTCCTGAACTCTTTTTTTTACCAAGGGAAGACAAGATATTTAACAGGAAGAGATCCTTTTTTTATTCCAAGGCACTTATTATTTGTTGCACAGTTTCCTTAGATCACCTGAATAGAACATCTCTGACTTTAAATTTCTAACTTGTAATATTGTAAATTTCCTGTGATTTATAAAAATCATCATTGACTACTTGACACACTGTTACAGTCCATAAACTCTGATGTAATTTTAATatagtttcatatatatatattttgcattcAGTCACAATCATATTTGAAGTATTTAGTGATAGTGCTTAATCATGATATACCCCCCTTGTATTTTTTATGGGCATGGGGCTCATTGTTTTCCCTGTGAATTATGGTATCACATATAACTCCACTCCATTTTAATTAATATGCAGGCAGTCCATTCAGGTGCAGATCTTGAATCTGCTATTTCAAATTGCATGGGTTATCGAGCTGAGGTAATATCCGTTATCCATTGTTCTCTTTAGATTGTTGTCTTGTTCTTAGTGTGAGCTGAAATTTTATTTCTCTTCAGGGCCAAGGTTTCATGGTTGGAGTGCAGATAAATCCTATATCAGGCCTTCCATCTGGATTTCCTGTAATATCTCGACAATTCTTTCCATGGTGCCATCTATAATATCACATAATGAAAACTAACTGTGTATATGCTTGACTAAACCTTTAATCAGGAACTTCTACAGTTTGTTCTAGAACATGTTGAAGATAAAAATGTAGAAGCCCTTCTTGAGGTGTCAGAATTTTGGtttccacaatttttttttattgtttcctTAATATTTCAACCCTGCCTCTCTAGGTTGACTTTTTAAATTGGGGTTATTGCATGCAGGGTTTGCTAGAGGCTCGTGAAGAGCTTCAACCATTGCTTTTCAAAAATAATGATCGGTTGAAGGATCTTTTATTTTTAGACCTTGCTCTTGATTCTACTGTTAGGACAGCCATTGAAAGGGGATATGAGGAGCTGAATAATGCTGGGCCAGAGGTATATCGTGTTGGCAGCatgtattcatttttttttttttttgtttgctataaaaatatttcaattttctaGCCCTTATTTTAACAAGTGTCTAAGTTTTTCAATTGTCTTGAGTTATTATTATAACTTATAAGCACTTTGAAACATGTTATTGATCAGCCTGCCTACGCATTATGCAGAAAATTATGCACTTCATCGCGCTGGTTCttgaaaatcttgcactttcaTCAGATGATAATGAGGATTTCATCTATTGCTTAAAGGTAAGATAAGAATCAGTCCTTTTACTTTTAGAAAATATACTGAATTGGAAAGAcctgatttgaaaaattttctgtGGTGGGTGACATACGAGAAGAATAAATGCCaaatagaaactaaaaaattGAGGTGTACTCGAAGTTGTTTTCCTGTCATGCTATGCATTTTTATTGAAATTATGATTACCTTGTCCAAGAAATGCAGCTCACCTGGCATACttaatattttttgtttattatcAAGGGATGGAATCACACGTTAGGCATGTCAAAAAGTAGAGATGATCATTGGGCATTGTATGCAAAGTCAGTTCTTGACAGGACCCGTCTTGCACTAGCAAGCAAGGCAGAGTGGTACCACCAAATTTTGCAACCATCTGCAGAGCACCTTGGGTTGCAGCTTGGAGTGGATCAATGGGCTGTATGTTCTGAATTGTATTAACATTCATGATTCCACTCTTCCCCACAAAAAAGTGTTGCAGATAGCTAATGCCTTAAATTTGTCCTTATAACCACCTGAGCAGGTGAACATATTCACTGAAGAAATTATTCGTGCTGGATCAGCTGCATCTTTGTCCTCTCTTCTTAATCGACTTGATCCTGTTCTTCGCCAGACTGCTAATCTGGGAAGGTTGGTTTAAATGTCATTAGCTACACAAACTTAATCCTCTTGAAACCTCCAAGAAGTTAGAAACATTAATTCAACTGTATTTTTTTGAATTACTTCTGATGCAAATTTATTCCCCAAAAAGGTTTGATTCTGATGACTAgtttcttaaaaatgaagttcaTAGTGCCATTTTCACTGCATGCTATGGAATTGGTTAACCtcctaattcaaaattttctGGTCTGAAACAGTTGGCAGGTTATCAGCCCAGTTGAAGCTACTGGATACGTTGTTGTTGTAGATGAGTTGCTTGCCGTTCAAAATGAATCTTACAAAAGGCCTACAGTTTTGGTTGCAAAATGTGTAAAAGGAGAGGAAGAAATTCCAGACGGTACAGTTGCTGTTCTGACGCCTGACATGCCAGATGTATTGTCTCATGTTTCTGTGCGAGCAAGAAATGGCAAGGTAAGTGTCTTTCATATTGCCTTTTTCCTTAACTCAGTGACTAGCACGTGATAGTTGACCATGTTATTTCCATATTGGCAGGTTTGCTTTGCTACATGCTTTGATTCTAATGTTCTGGCTGACCTTCAAGCAAATGAGGGGAAGTTGTTGCACATAAAACCTACATCTGCAGATATAGTTTATAGGTAGCATTATCCACATTTTAAATTTAATGTTGGAAATGTTTATATGACATCATTTATGTGTTAATAACAAAATGATGATTCAATTTTTGTTCATTTATAAATTCCGTTGTTTCCTAATATTTGTACTTCAGAGAATTCATTTCTCCAAGTTGTATACCAAGAAATGGAAGTTAAACTTTCTCTTCCTTTGTGTTTAATCTCAGCGAGGTAGAGGATGGTGAGCTAACAATTGCAAATTCAACCAACGTGAATAAAGATAGTTCTCTCCCACCTTTAACTTTAGTCAAAAAGCAGTTTGGTGGTAGATATGCTATATCATCTGAAGAGTTTACAAATGAACTGGTTAGCATTGCAAAATCTcctttgctttttatttttttatttttatttttaagaaaggAACACTATACAACTTTCAAGTTGTATCCAcattgagttcatgtttacaggTTGTTTGTGCTTTTCCTAGGTTGGAGCTAAATCACGTAATATATCATATCTGAAGGGAAAAGTACCATCTTGGGTTGGGATTCCTACTTCAGTTGCCCTACCGTTTGGAGTTTTTGAGAAGGTTCTTTCCCATGGTTCAAATCAGGTATTCTTCAGCTTGGACATGCATTTCATGCGTCCATGTATGTGCATATAAAATATTCTAATTTCCCTTAATTAACAACTTGTAGTGTTCAACTAAGTTAAGTAGGtaataaacatatactgtacTAGGAGCAGTAATTTGTTGACTTGTAATCAAATTTATTCTAATGGACCGAGGATTCACTCAGGGCGCTTTCCACCTCCTCTTCTGCCATGTTTCTATGTGAGAGGATCTCACTTTTCCACTaaattctctctctttcccttaaatATCCTTGGGACTAATCCTACTATGTCAGATTTCTAATCTGATGGACTAGCTATTTCCACCATACAAGCTGCGTCGAAGTGTTATTAGAGCAAGTTCCTTTCTTGGGTTCGCTACTAGTTCTTGCTGCATTCTTTTAGATTTCATTTGCTGCATTCTAGAAAACCGTTGGGGGTATTTGGTTTGCGACATCTTTCAACATCCTTGGGAATGACATCACATTCTCATGTTTGTTGGATATGTGAATCCTATGTGGCAGGCATCTTGACATTCTTGGAAATGAAAGATTCCCACAAAACATGGGCATCTCATTCTCTGACTCCTCCATAGGTAAGTTTCATGGGAATCTGATTTCCGTGGGAATCCATTTTTTTTGGTCCAAACCGCTCATGTTGCTTTGGCAAGTTGGATAACAATGCCCCTATAACCTAGTACCATGACACTCtactattttatattatatttaaaataataaattattaataaagtgaaagtaattttattattgtgtttattaATGCCTAAAGCTAAGGCAGTGCAGAGCTCACTTCATTCACTTGTTGATTCCAATTCAATCAGAATTTTCATTTGATCATTAAATTTGTGTGGGCTGAGGATTCATCCAGTGTCACCTTCTATATTCTCTATCATTGTGTTTTTGTGCTGAGGGATCTCACGTTGTCACTTTGTCACTAATTTCTCCCAAATTCTCTTTAACATCCCAGAGACTAATCCTACTCTGTTGAATTTTTAATCTGACATATCTTACTATTTCCATCATGCACAGTTCGTCATTAGCCAtcaaaaaaagagaataaaattaaGAGGAGAGAGAATATATTAAAGGGAAAAGAGAACTTGAATCTCTACATTTGAAGGGATaattttcttgtctttctttctttgtttattgCTCTCCTACTCCGCTTCTTCTAAGCTCAAGAC
Coding sequences within:
- the LOC131144293 gene encoding alpha-glucan water dikinase, chloroplastic, with amino-acid sequence MSNSIGHNLLHHQSLRRPTAPEHQVLFNSSGITASGSIQAQTAKQTRKLPISTKFWGNNLNAPKAKLPTGTSRPNFVSPQAVLAMDPAPQLAGKFNLDENRELRVDVSPSTPGSISQVDIQVTNSSGRLLLHWGGIHDKKENWVIPSRRPDGTIVYKNKALRTPFVKAGSNSFLKIEIDDPAMQAIEFLILDEAQNKWFKNKGENFHVKLPKKEKQALSAEVPEDLVQIQAYLRWERKGKQMYTPEQEKKEYEAARTELLEEVARGTSIQDLRARLANKNEKSEIKEPLLSESKSRVSDDLVQIQAYIRWEKAGKPNYSPEQQLREFEEARKELQIELDKGTSLDEIRKKITKGEIKTKVTKQLQSKTYFTVQRIQRKKRDFMQLISKYAAEPIGKNISIKPKALSEVEHFAKEREEQEGGPILNKKIFKLSDKELLVLVSKPAGKTKVHLATDLKEAVTLHWALSKKAGEWLAPPASKLPVGSVSLDGAVDTQFASTSSVNPPYRVQSLEIEIEEDDFVGMPFVLVSGEKWIKNKGSDFYIEFAGGSKRVPKDAGDGKGTAKALLDRIAQMESEAQKSFMHRFNIAADLLEQAKDSGLLGFAGILVWMRFMATRQLIWNKNYNVKPREISKAQDRLTDLLQNIYISDPHYRELLRMIMSTVGRGGEGDVGQRIRDEILVIQRNNDCKGGMMEEWHQKLHNNTSPDDIVICQALIDYIKSDFDISIYWKTLKANGITKERLLSYDRAIHSEPNFRREQKDGLLRDLGNYMRTLKAVHSGADLESAISNCMGYRAEGQGFMVGVQINPISGLPSGFPELLQFVLEHVEDKNVEALLEGLLEAREELQPLLFKNNDRLKDLLFLDLALDSTVRTAIERGYEELNNAGPEKIMHFIALVLENLALSSDDNEDFIYCLKGWNHTLGMSKSRDDHWALYAKSVLDRTRLALASKAEWYHQILQPSAEHLGLQLGVDQWAVNIFTEEIIRAGSAASLSSLLNRLDPVLRQTANLGSWQVISPVEATGYVVVVDELLAVQNESYKRPTVLVAKCVKGEEEIPDGTVAVLTPDMPDVLSHVSVRARNGKVCFATCFDSNVLADLQANEGKLLHIKPTSADIVYSEVEDGELTIANSTNVNKDSSLPPLTLVKKQFGGRYAISSEEFTNELVGAKSRNISYLKGKVPSWVGIPTSVALPFGVFEKVLSHGSNQAVAKKVNILKRKLGKEEFSALGEIREAVLQLAAPPQLVQELKSKMLSSGMPWPGDESEQRWEQAWMAIKKVWASKWNERAYFSTRKVKLDHDYLCMAVLVQEIINADYAFVIHTTNPSSGDSSEIYAEVVNGLGETLVGAYPGRAMSFICKKNDLNSPQVLGYPSKPIGLFIRQSIIFRSDSNGEDLEGYAGAGLYDSVPVDEEEKVVLDYSSDPLIVDGNFRQSILSSIARAGSAIEELYGSPQDIEGVVSDGKIYVVQTRPQM